One window from the genome of Pedobacter schmidteae encodes:
- a CDS encoding DUF3298 and DUF4163 domain-containing protein: MKKLALFLISVSFIACQNEKKSVSNTDTTLHTSHADLSFKYDSVKVYSKHTITNDNITDTTKAVIAYPVFADQKINQFLEQKMMSFANEGEHYNTYQDFTAAFIKNYDDFTKENKDYSQTWFMNGKIEVVEQQAKYLSALVTYVNYEGGAHPNSNFTYLNYDPVNHVEVVLDSLIVPDAMPKLTAIAEVIFRKNEKLSPTASLKDNYFFENDKFSLNQNFTITKAGLKFLYNPYEIKAYAFGITELLIPFADLKDIARPNSLLNPAN, from the coding sequence ATGAAAAAACTAGCGCTATTCTTAATTTCGGTAAGCTTTATCGCTTGCCAGAATGAAAAAAAATCAGTCAGTAATACCGATACCACCCTGCATACCAGCCATGCCGATTTATCTTTTAAATACGATTCTGTAAAGGTATACAGCAAACATACCATCACCAACGACAATATCACCGACACCACTAAAGCGGTAATCGCTTATCCTGTTTTTGCAGACCAGAAAATCAACCAGTTTCTTGAACAAAAAATGATGAGTTTTGCCAATGAGGGTGAACACTATAACACTTATCAGGATTTTACCGCTGCATTCATCAAAAATTATGATGATTTCACCAAAGAGAACAAGGATTATAGCCAAACCTGGTTTATGAATGGTAAGATTGAGGTAGTTGAACAACAGGCAAAGTACCTATCAGCCTTGGTTACCTATGTAAATTACGAGGGTGGCGCCCATCCAAACAGTAACTTTACTTACCTCAATTATGATCCGGTAAATCATGTTGAGGTTGTTTTAGACTCACTTATTGTACCCGATGCTATGCCAAAACTAACCGCCATAGCAGAGGTCATTTTCAGAAAAAATGAGAAGCTATCACCTACTGCAAGCCTCAAAGACAATTATTTCTTTGAAAATGATAAATTCAGTTTAAACCAGAACTTTACCATCACCAAAGCAGGTCTTAAATTTCTATACAATCCATACGAAATTAAAGCCTATGCCTTTGGTATTACAGAATTACTGATTCCCTTTGCAGACTTAAAAGATATTGCAAGGCCAAACAGCTTACTAAATCCGGCGAATTAA
- a CDS encoding GNAT family N-acetyltransferase → MSIIIRPAVKEDCVRLLELVNELAVYERAPQEVTVTLEEFIDAGFGQHKVWDAHVAEEDGFIAGFAIYYTRYSTWKGRRLYLEDFIVTEAYRGRGIGKLLFETIMKDAKDKGFNGMNWQVLDWNQPAINFYNKYNADLEAGWLNASFSKEQIIEQP, encoded by the coding sequence ATGAGCATAATCATAAGGCCGGCTGTAAAGGAAGACTGCGTAAGGTTGTTGGAGCTGGTAAATGAACTGGCTGTTTACGAAAGGGCGCCACAGGAGGTTACGGTTACCCTGGAAGAATTTATAGATGCCGGATTTGGCCAGCATAAGGTTTGGGATGCTCATGTAGCAGAAGAAGATGGGTTTATAGCTGGTTTTGCCATTTATTATACCAGGTACTCGACCTGGAAAGGCCGAAGGTTATACCTGGAAGATTTTATTGTTACCGAAGCCTATCGTGGAAGGGGGATTGGAAAGCTTCTTTTTGAAACCATCATGAAAGACGCTAAAGACAAAGGTTTTAATGGCATGAACTGGCAGGTGCTGGACTGGAACCAGCCGGCAATTAATTTTTACAACAAGTACAATGCCGACCTGGAGGCCGGCTGGCTGAATGCATCGTTCAGCAAAGAGCAGATTATCGAACAACCCTAA